One genomic segment of Sander lucioperca isolate FBNREF2018 chromosome 10, SLUC_FBN_1.2, whole genome shotgun sequence includes these proteins:
- the LOC116058486 gene encoding angiogenin-like, with product MKISLSAGVLLLSAAVLSLEFKEEDPVEKFINQHINEKMDDDGCTEVMKKRRITDCNGNCKPTNTFIEAKFTSVKHVCRAEGENIGGDNYKSKNKFKIVVCKGGRGKPPHCEYNSVRYDDRNIVVGCNEKREPVHFVRVLPDESE from the coding sequence ATGaagatctctctctctgccggtgttctgctgctctctgctgccGTGCTCTCTCTGGAGTTTAAAGAAGAAGATCCTGTTGAGAAGTTTATAAACCAGCATATCAACGAGAAGATGGACGATGACGGCTGCACCGAGGTGATGAAGAAGAGAAGAATCACGGACTGCAACGGCAACTGTAAGCCGACAAATACCTTCATTGAAGCAAAGTTCACCAGCGTCAAACACGTCTGTAGGGCTGAAGGAGAGAACATTGGTGGTGATAAttataaaagcaaaaataaattcaaaattGTTGTCTGCAAAGGAGGTCGAGGTAAACCTCCTCACTGTGAGTACAATAGTGTAAGATATGACGACAGGAACATTGTAGTTGGATGTAATGAAAAACGTGAACCTGTTCACTTTGTAAGGGTtttacctgatgaatcagagtaa